In one window of Brassica rapa cultivar Chiifu-401-42 chromosome A07, CAAS_Brap_v3.01, whole genome shotgun sequence DNA:
- the LOC103830643 gene encoding auxin-responsive protein SAUR50: protein MAMKKANKLTQTAMIKQILKRCSSLGKKQSNEYSEDENGHPLDVPKGHFVVYVGENRVRYVVPISLLTRPEFQLLLQQAEEEFGFDHEMGLTIPCEEVVFQSLTSMLG from the coding sequence ATGGCGATGAAAAAGGCAAACAAGCTAACACAAACGGCGATGATCAAGCAAATTTTGAAGAGATGCTCGAGCTTGGGTAAGAAACAGAGTAATGAATACAGCGAAGACGAAAACGGGCATCCTCTTGACGTGCCTAAAGGTCATTTCGTTGTCTATGTTGGAGAGAATCGGGTCAGGTACGTTGTCCCCATTTCGCTTTTGACCCGACCAGAGTTCCAGCTTCTTCTCCAGCAAGCAGAGGAAGAGTTTGGTTTCGATCACGAAATGGGTCTCACTATACCTTGTGAAGAAGTCGTCTTCCAATCTCTCACCTCCATGCTCGGATGA
- the LOC103830639 gene encoding gibberellin-regulated protein 1, with amino-acid sequence MAISKALIASLLISLLVLQLVEADVESSNKKDGYGNKIDCGSACIARCKLSSRPNLCHRACGTCCARCNCVPPSTYGNHDKCECYANLTTHGGRRKCP; translated from the exons ATGGCTATTTCAAAAGCGCTTATTGCTTCTCTTCTCATATCTCTTCTTGTTCTCCAACTCGTCGAGGCCGATGTG GAAAGCTCAAACAAAAAGGATGGTTACGGCAATAAAATTG ATTGTGGAAGTGCCTGTATAGCACGGTGCAAGCTCTCAAGTAGACCAAACCTTTGTCACAGAGCGTGCGGGACTTGTTGCGCCAGGTGCAACTGTGTGCCACCTAGCACCTACGGGAACCACGACAAGTGCGAGTGCTACGCTAACCTCACCACCCACGGTGGTCGCCGCAAGTGCCCTTAA
- the LOC103831437 gene encoding probable pre-mRNA-splicing factor ATP-dependent RNA helicase DEAH3 → MEKNKWSGKAYSQRYYEILEKRKSLPVYAQKQEFLQCLMSNQTLILVGETGSGKTTQIPQFVLEAVNEKNPSKWLVGCTQPRRVAAMSVASRVAEEMDVAIGEEVGYSVRFEDCTSSKTVLKYLTDGMLMREAMTDPLLQRYKVIVLDEAHERTLATDLLFGVLKRVLSNRPDLKLVVMSATLEAEKCLEYFSGAPLMKVPGRLHPVEILYTQEPERDYLDAAIRTVVQIHMSEPPGDVLVFLTGEEEIEDACRKIVCELGDQVNVVPLYSSLPPAMQQKIFDPPTENVRKIVVSTNIAETSLTIDGVVYVVDPGFAKQKLYNPETRVESLLVSAISQASANQRAGRAGRTRPGKCFRLYTEKSFNHDLIEQTYPEILRSNLANTVLTLKKLGIDNLVCFDYMDPPAPVTMGRALNDLLDLGALDEELNLTRTGEMMSEFPLDPQMAKMLIVSPKFNCSNEILSISAMLSVPNCFVRPRGEAQKAADEARARFGHTDGDHLTLLNVYHDYKQNNGDPNWCYQNFINHRAMKSADNVREQLVRIMSRFNLKTCSSDFTSRDYYINIRKALLAGYFMQVAHLDRTGHYLTAKDGQMVHLHPSCCLDHKPEWVVYNEYVLTSRNFIRTVTYIRGEWLVDVAPDYYHLSNFPNCEAKRVLQKLSKKRDRAGNPK, encoded by the coding sequence ATGGAGAAGAATAAATGGAGTGGAAAAGCTTATAGTCAGAGGTATTACGAGATTCTTGAGAAACGGAAGAGCCTACCTGTGTATGCGCAGAAACAAGAGTTTCTACAATGCTTGATGAGCAACCAGACGTTGATACTTGTCGGTGAAACCGGTAGTGGTAAGACTACGCAGATCCCACAGTTTGTTTTGGAAGCCGTGAACGAAAAAAACCCTAGCAAGTGGCTGGTCGGGTGCACACAGCCTCGTAGAGTCGCAGCCATGTCCGTGGCAAGTCGTGTTGCTGAAGAGATGGATGTAGCTATCGGTGAAGAAGTCGGTTACTCCGTTCGCTTTGAGGATTGCACTAGCTCCAAAACAGTGCTTAAGTACTTGACCGATGGTATGCTTATGAGAGAAGCAATGACCGATCCGCTTCTACAGAGATATAAAGTGATAGTCCTCGATGAAGCCCATGAAAGAACTTTAGCCACGGATTTACTATTTGGTGTTCTGAAACGAGTCTTGAGCAACAGACCGGACCTTAAGCTAGTTGTGATGAGTGCAACTTTGGAAGCTGAAAAATGTCTTGAGTATTTTAGCGGTGCACCTCTTATGAAAGTTCCGGGAAGGCTCCATCCCGTAGAGATCTTGTACACGCAAGAACCTGAGAGAGACTATCTTGACGCTGCTATTCGGACAGTTGTTCAGATTCACATGTCTGAGCCGCCCGGTGATGTTCTTGTTTTCTTAACCGGCGAGGAGGAGATTGAAGATGCATGCAGAAAAATCGTCTGTGAACTTGGGGATCAAGTAAACGTTGTGCCTTTGTATTCTTCTCTTCCACCAGCCATGCAGCAGAAGATATTTGATCCTCCTACGGAGAATGTGAGGAAGATTGTTGTATCCACCAACATAGCAGAGACTTCTTTAACCATCGATGGAGTTGTTTACGTGGTTGATCCTGGCTTCGCTAAGCAGAAACTATACAACCCTGAAACTCGTGTTGAGTCGTTGTTGGTGTCTGCAATATCACAAGCAAGTGCTAACCAGAGAGCTGGTCGTGCAGGTAGAACACGGCCTGGGAAATGTTTCAGGCTTTACACAGAGAAGAGTTTCAACCATGATTTGATTGAGCAGACGTATCCTGAGATACTGAGATCAAACCTTGCAAACACTGTTCTGACTTTGAAAAAACTTGGTATAGATAACTTGGTTTGCTTCGACTATATGGACCCTCCTGCTCCTGTGACGATGGGGCGGGCCTTGAACGATTTGCTTGATCTGGGAGCATTAGATGAAGAACTTAACTTGACAAGGACGGGTGAGATGATGAGTGAGTTTCCTTTGGATCCGCAGATGGCAAAGATGCTTATAGTCAGTCCTAAATTCAACTGCTCCAACGAGATTCTCTCAATTTCAGCTATGTTATCAGTACCAAACTGCTTTGTAAGGCCAAGAGGAGAGGCGCAAAAAGCAGCAGATGAAGCTAGAGCTAGGTTTGGTCACACTGATGGAGATCACCTAACGTTGCTGAATGTGTACCATGATTATAAACAAAACAACGGAGACCCGAATTGGTGCTACCAGAACTTCATCAACCATAGAGCAATGAAGTCTGCTGACAATGTTAGAGAGCAGTTGGTGAGGATAATGTCCAGGTTTAATCTCAAGACGTGTAGCTCTGATTTTACCAGCCGTGACTACTATATTAACATAAGAAAGGCATTGCTTGCTGGCTATTTCATGCAAGTGGCTCATTTAGACCGCACGGGCCACTACTTGACCGCCAAAGATGGACAAATGGTTCACCTGCATCCATCGTGTTGCTTGGATCACAAACCGGAGTGGGTAGTCTACAATGAATATGTTCTGACTAGTCGTAATTTCATAAGGACTGTCACGTATATTCGAGGTGAATGGCTAGTGGATGTTGCACCAGATTACTATCATCTTTCCAACTTCCCAAACTGTGAAGCCAAACGAGTCCTCCAGAAGCTTTCTAAGAAGAGAGACAGAGCGGGGAACCCAAAGTGA
- the LOC103830640 gene encoding histone H3.3, with amino-acid sequence MARTKQTARKSTGGKAPRKQLATKAARKSAPTTGGVKKPHRYRPGTVALREIRKYQKSTELLIRKLPFQRLVREIAQDFKTDLRFQSHAVLALQEAAEAYLVGLFEDTNLCAIHAKRVTIMPKDIQLARRIRGERA; translated from the exons ATGGCTCGTACGAAGCAGACTGCGAGGAAATCCACCGGAGGGAAAGCTCCGAGGAAGCAACTCGCCACCAAG GCTGCGAGGAAATCAGCACCGACCACCGGAGGAGTCAAGAAGCCTCACCGTTACCGTCCCGGAACCGTCGCTCTCCG TGAGATTCGTAAGTACCAGAAGAGCACTGAGCTACTGATCCGTAAACTTCCTTTCCAGCGTCTTGTTCGTGAAATCGCCCAGGATTTCAAG ACGGATCTGAGATTCCAGAGCCACGCAGTGTTGGCACTTCAGGAAGCTGCGGAGGCGTACTTGGTGGGTTTGTTCGAAGACACGAATCTGTGTGCCATTCACGCCAAGAGAGTCACCATCATGCCCAAAGACATTCAATTGGCTAGGCGCATTCGTGGAGAGCGTGCTTAG